In a single window of the Tepidibacillus fermentans genome:
- a CDS encoding glutamate-1-semialdehyde 2,1-aminomutase, protein MNREQSERYYQEALDVIVGGVNSPSRSYKAVGGGTPTFFAKAKGPYMWDVDGNRYIDYLAAYGPLILGHGHPKLVEAISQAAMEGTLYGTSTPWEVQFATMIREAIPSMEKIRFVNSGTEAVMTTIRVARAFTGRTKIIKFEGCYHGHSDLVLVAAGSGPATLGIPDSAGIPQSIANEVITVPFNNIEAYEDALKKWGHEIAAVLVEPIVGNFGIVKPKPGFLEKVNELTHQYGALVIYDEVITAFRFHYGGAQNLLDVIPDMTALGKIIGGGLPIGAYGGRKEIMEQVAPLGPAYQAGTMAGNPASIRAGIATLEVLSERHWYAQMDHLGAQLEEGILHSAKKYGHNIVINRLGGGFTVYFTNHTVENYQDAKTTDTEKFARFFKGLLDEGILIAPSKYEAWFLTIAHTQKDIDDTLQAVDRVMSKL, encoded by the coding sequence TTGAATCGAGAACAATCAGAACGATATTATCAAGAAGCCTTAGATGTGATTGTAGGGGGAGTAAATAGTCCCTCTCGCTCCTATAAAGCTGTAGGTGGAGGAACCCCTACTTTTTTTGCAAAAGCAAAAGGACCATATATGTGGGATGTTGATGGAAACCGTTATATTGATTATCTAGCAGCTTACGGCCCACTTATCTTAGGACATGGACATCCAAAACTGGTTGAAGCAATTTCCCAAGCAGCGATGGAAGGAACATTATATGGCACCTCTACACCTTGGGAAGTACAATTTGCCACGATGATTCGTGAAGCCATTCCATCGATGGAAAAAATCCGTTTTGTGAATTCCGGTACTGAAGCTGTAATGACAACGATTCGTGTTGCAAGGGCATTCACAGGGAGAACAAAAATCATTAAGTTTGAGGGTTGTTATCATGGACATTCCGATCTTGTCTTAGTTGCAGCCGGTTCAGGTCCTGCTACTTTGGGAATTCCTGATAGTGCTGGTATCCCCCAAAGTATTGCTAATGAAGTAATCACCGTTCCTTTTAATAATATTGAAGCATATGAAGATGCATTAAAAAAATGGGGTCATGAAATCGCAGCTGTATTGGTGGAACCGATCGTTGGTAACTTTGGCATCGTCAAGCCGAAACCAGGATTTTTGGAGAAAGTGAATGAACTCACTCATCAATATGGAGCATTAGTGATTTATGATGAAGTCATTACCGCTTTTCGCTTTCATTATGGTGGTGCTCAAAATCTTTTAGATGTGATTCCTGATATGACCGCATTAGGTAAAATTATTGGTGGTGGTTTGCCGATTGGTGCCTATGGTGGACGAAAAGAAATAATGGAACAAGTGGCACCGCTTGGTCCTGCGTATCAAGCGGGAACGATGGCAGGAAATCCTGCTTCAATTCGCGCAGGAATTGCTACATTAGAAGTTTTATCGGAAAGACATTGGTATGCGCAAATGGATCATCTAGGCGCTCAATTAGAAGAGGGAATTCTTCATTCAGCAAAAAAATATGGCCATAATATTGTAATCAATCGTCTTGGTGGAGGATTTACCGTTTATTTTACCAATCATACCGTAGAAAATTATCAAGATGCTAAAACAACAGATACTGAGAAGTTCGCAAGATTTTTTAAAGGATTACTTGACGAAGGAATATTAATCGCTCCTTCCAAATATGAAGCTTGGTTCTTAACCATTGCACATACGCAAAAAGATATTGACGATACTTTGCAAGCGGTTGATCGAGTCATGTCCAAACTATAA